One Amycolatopsis sp. NBC_00355 genomic window carries:
- a CDS encoding glycoside hydrolase family 2 TIM barrel-domain containing protein: MPNDPGPSRRQVLGGVGAAALVSAFTSVAQAAEALTRPGLTVTGRATDLDDGWRFVLVNADDVTGPEDHYADPGFDDSAWQAVDLPHDWSIELPPVDQGATSSASGFFRGGLGWYRKTFTLPPALAGRRVSVEFDGVYSDAHVHLNGELLGRHPYAYTGWSFDLTGKLHTDGRTPNVLAVRATNRLPSSRWYSGSGIYRRVRLVVTDPVHLARHGTFVTTPGVTAGHATVRVTTDVVNDAGGAVAAEVRTTVTDPAGRVVARGSTTIPLPAGRTRQASTDLPVERPRLWSTERPALYRLRTDVVVAGRVLDTTTTDFGIRTFEFHPDHGFSLNGEPMKLRGVNLHASQGALGAVIDPAALERQMRLMQAMGVNALRTAHNPPAPELVTVCERLGILMMVEAFDCWRTGKVAYDYHLDFDEWSARDIAEMVHAAKNSPAVVLWSIGNEVPDASMAGGPEIAASLIAAVRAIDTTRPVIMGSDRYRSVPAPGSPQDLILRQLDGLGVNYNTAQSIDGLHTTYPDKFFFESESSSETSTRGVYQDPDLLNTGEDHTPGRRSTSSYDNNLASWTFSGEYSLKKDRDRKFCQGQFLWAGQDYLGEPTPYDVFPVKTSFFGAVDSAGLPKDAFHLFRSQWTTRPMVHLVPMDWTDHRAGEPVAVWVYSTVDTVELVLNGKSLGVKKFDRKTTVDGRGYLETTEPAGDDKHDPSGSYTSPNGSSGKLHLTWTVPFEPGTLTAIATAGGREVARDRLVTAGPPHALTLTTEARSEGVMSFVTATVVDAHGTVVPGAEPVLRFAVRGPGRVAGVDNGRQELAQGYQQPTIPAFHGQAVAVIAATGRGTITVTATAPGLKTAKIVLPGTSPGQRNGPGARAREAAGGLAAGPSADASYSGAPDTLPAAMLDGDPATGWSNYYVKPATATLGAVSRPRPGDWVSLIWPAPRRIGVATAQFVVSGALARPAAIDVACRTARGFEPVRDLRITWAGDLATLTFGSVVTGELRLTMTGPPRGFLRVSALTAR; this comes from the coding sequence ATGCCGAACGATCCGGGTCCCAGCAGGCGGCAGGTGCTCGGCGGGGTCGGCGCGGCCGCGCTCGTGTCGGCGTTCACGTCCGTCGCGCAGGCCGCCGAGGCGCTCACCCGGCCGGGCCTCACCGTCACCGGCCGGGCGACGGACCTGGACGACGGCTGGCGGTTCGTCCTGGTGAACGCCGACGACGTCACCGGCCCCGAAGACCACTACGCGGACCCGGGCTTCGACGACTCGGCCTGGCAGGCCGTCGACCTCCCGCACGACTGGAGCATCGAACTCCCGCCCGTCGACCAGGGCGCCACCAGCAGCGCGTCCGGCTTCTTCCGCGGCGGCCTCGGCTGGTACCGGAAGACCTTCACGCTGCCGCCCGCGCTCGCGGGCCGGCGTGTCTCGGTCGAGTTCGACGGCGTCTACTCGGACGCGCACGTCCACCTCAACGGCGAACTGCTCGGCCGGCACCCGTACGCCTACACCGGCTGGAGCTTTGACCTCACCGGCAAGCTGCACACCGACGGCCGCACCCCGAACGTGCTCGCGGTGCGCGCGACGAACCGGCTGCCGAGCAGCCGCTGGTACTCCGGCAGCGGCATCTACCGCCGCGTCCGGCTGGTCGTCACCGACCCGGTGCACCTCGCCCGGCACGGCACCTTCGTCACGACCCCGGGCGTCACGGCCGGCCACGCGACCGTGCGTGTGACCACGGACGTCGTGAACGACGCCGGCGGGGCGGTCGCCGCCGAGGTGCGCACCACCGTCACCGACCCGGCCGGCCGCGTCGTGGCGCGGGGCTCGACGACCATTCCGCTGCCCGCCGGCCGGACGCGGCAGGCGAGCACCGACCTGCCGGTCGAGCGCCCTCGGCTGTGGTCGACCGAACGCCCCGCGCTGTACCGGCTGCGCACCGACGTGGTCGTGGCCGGGCGCGTGCTCGACACGACCACGACGGACTTCGGCATCCGCACCTTCGAGTTCCACCCCGACCACGGGTTTTCGCTCAACGGCGAGCCGATGAAGCTGCGCGGCGTCAACCTGCACGCGAGCCAGGGCGCGCTCGGCGCCGTGATCGACCCCGCCGCGCTGGAGCGCCAGATGCGGCTGATGCAGGCGATGGGCGTCAACGCGCTGCGGACCGCGCACAACCCGCCTGCCCCGGAGCTGGTCACCGTCTGCGAGCGGCTCGGCATCCTCATGATGGTCGAGGCGTTCGACTGCTGGCGCACCGGCAAGGTCGCCTACGACTACCACCTCGACTTCGACGAGTGGAGCGCGCGCGACATCGCCGAGATGGTCCACGCGGCCAAGAACTCGCCCGCGGTCGTGCTCTGGTCGATCGGCAACGAGGTCCCGGACGCCTCGATGGCCGGCGGCCCGGAGATCGCCGCGTCGCTGATCGCCGCGGTCCGCGCGATCGACACCACCCGGCCGGTCATCATGGGCTCCGACCGCTACCGCAGCGTGCCCGCGCCCGGCTCGCCCCAGGACCTGATCCTGCGGCAGCTCGACGGCCTCGGCGTCAACTACAACACCGCGCAGTCGATCGACGGGCTGCACACGACCTACCCGGACAAGTTCTTCTTCGAGTCGGAATCGTCGTCGGAGACCTCGACGCGCGGCGTCTACCAGGACCCGGACCTGCTGAACACGGGGGAGGACCACACGCCCGGCCGCCGGTCGACGTCGTCCTACGACAACAACCTCGCCTCGTGGACCTTCAGCGGGGAGTACTCGCTGAAGAAGGACCGCGACCGGAAGTTCTGCCAAGGCCAGTTCCTCTGGGCCGGGCAGGACTACCTCGGCGAGCCGACGCCGTACGACGTCTTCCCGGTCAAGACGTCCTTCTTCGGCGCGGTGGACAGCGCGGGCCTGCCGAAGGACGCCTTCCACCTGTTCCGCAGCCAGTGGACCACCCGGCCGATGGTGCACCTGGTCCCGATGGACTGGACGGACCACCGCGCGGGCGAGCCGGTCGCCGTGTGGGTCTACTCCACTGTGGACACCGTCGAACTGGTGCTCAACGGGAAGTCCCTGGGAGTGAAGAAGTTCGACCGCAAGACCACTGTGGACGGACGAGGGTACCTGGAGACGACCGAACCCGCCGGCGACGACAAGCACGATCCCTCCGGCAGCTACACCAGCCCGAACGGCAGCAGTGGCAAGCTGCACCTGACCTGGACGGTGCCGTTCGAACCCGGCACCCTGACCGCGATCGCCACGGCGGGCGGGCGTGAGGTGGCGCGCGACCGGCTCGTCACCGCCGGTCCGCCGCACGCCCTCACGCTGACCACCGAAGCGCGCTCCGAGGGCGTGATGTCGTTCGTGACGGCGACCGTCGTGGACGCGCACGGCACTGTCGTGCCCGGCGCCGAGCCGGTGCTCCGGTTCGCCGTGCGCGGGCCGGGACGCGTCGCCGGGGTGGACAACGGCCGGCAGGAGCTCGCCCAGGGCTACCAGCAGCCGACGATCCCGGCGTTCCACGGCCAGGCCGTCGCCGTGATCGCGGCGACCGGGCGCGGGACGATCACCGTCACGGCGACCGCGCCGGGCCTGAAGACCGCGAAGATCGTGTTGCCGGGGACGAGCCCCGGACAGCGCAACGGTCCGGGTGCGCGGGCCCGGGAAGCGGCCGGTGGCCTCGCCGCCGGTCCATCGGCCGACGCGAGTTATTCGGGCGCGCCGGACACGCTGCCGGCGGCGATGCTCGACGGTGATCCGGCGACCGGCTGGTCGAACTACTACGTCAAGCCGGCGACGGCGACGCTCGGTGCCGTGAGCCGGCCGCGGCCCGGAGACTGGGTCTCACTCATCTGGCCCGCGCCCCGGCGGATCGGCGTCGCCACGGCGCAGTTCGTCGTGTCCGGCGCGCTGGCCCGCCCGGCCGCGATCGACGTCGCCTGCCGGACGGCGCGGGGCTTCGAGCCGGTGCGGGACCTGCGGATCACCTGGGCGGGCGACCTGGCGACCCTCACGTTCGGCTCGGTCGTCACCGGCGAACTGCGGCTCACGATGACCGGCCCGCCGCGGGGATTCCTGCGGGTCAGCGCGCTCACGGCCCGCTGA
- a CDS encoding enoyl-CoA hydratase-related protein gives MTESIVDGVRYERDGAVATVTFDKPERSNAMDVPMQARYGAALREAEADPEVRAVVVTGAGKAFCPGADLGLLDGIAAAPPAAGGGHENFRDVLAAATVDVPVIAAINGGCAGLGFVIACAADVRFAAAGAKFTTAFARRGLIAEYGIAKLLPELIGPGRARDLLLSGRTFTAEQALEYGLVQEVVPAGELTLRANAYATELATHSAPRSMAVMKQQFTREAALSLTESAREATALMIDSFGRPELAEGLASWNERRAPNFPPHPAG, from the coding sequence ATGACCGAGTCCATTGTGGACGGCGTACGGTACGAACGGGACGGCGCGGTCGCCACCGTCACGTTCGACAAGCCCGAGCGCAGCAACGCGATGGACGTGCCGATGCAGGCCCGCTACGGCGCGGCCCTGCGGGAGGCGGAAGCGGACCCGGAGGTCCGCGCGGTCGTCGTCACCGGTGCGGGCAAGGCGTTCTGCCCGGGCGCCGACCTGGGGTTGCTGGACGGTATCGCCGCCGCCCCGCCGGCGGCCGGCGGCGGCCACGAGAACTTCCGCGACGTCCTCGCCGCGGCCACGGTGGACGTCCCGGTGATAGCGGCGATCAACGGCGGCTGCGCGGGGCTGGGGTTCGTGATCGCGTGCGCGGCGGACGTCCGGTTCGCGGCGGCGGGCGCCAAGTTCACCACGGCGTTCGCCCGCCGGGGCCTGATCGCCGAGTACGGCATCGCGAAGCTCCTCCCGGAGCTGATCGGCCCGGGCCGCGCCCGCGACCTGCTGCTCTCGGGCCGCACGTTCACCGCCGAGCAGGCGTTGGAGTACGGCTTGGTCCAGGAAGTCGTCCCGGCGGGCGAGCTGACCCTGCGCGCCAACGCGTACGCGACGGAACTGGCGACGCACAGCGCGCCGAGGTCCATGGCGGTGATGAAACAGCAGTTCACGCGGGAAGCGGCCCTGTCCTTGACGGAGTCGGCCCGCGAGGCGACGGCGTTGATGATCGACTCGTTCGGCCGTCCGGAGCTGGCCGAGGGGCTGGCGAGCTGGAACGAGCGCCGCGCCCCGAACTTCCCACCCCACCCGGCGGGCTAG
- a CDS encoding IS701 family transposase — protein sequence MVVDVVMDQLDRVHERIAGRFARSEPRARAREYVSGLVAGLERKNGWTLAEQAGEVSPDGMQRLLRWADWDIDGVRDDVRDYVIEHLGEPGGVLIVDDTGFLKKGKMSAGVQRQYSGTAGRIENCQIGTFLAYAGTHGHVLIDRELYLPEPWIADPDRCRRAGIPDGTEFETKPRQAMAMLARAFAAKVPFAWVTADEAYGQVKYLRLWLEAHDAAHVLATKVNDTLVTTGGREARADELIADLPARAWRRLSVGAGAHGPREYDWARVPIRIGWQPGRGHWLLARRSLSDPTEIAYYVCYGPRRSTLLDLAWIAGARWRIEECFQQAKNEAGLDQYQVRSWRAWYAHITLSMLAHAWLAVSRSLVIKGESVSPSQA from the coding sequence GTGGTGGTCGATGTGGTGATGGATCAGCTGGACCGGGTGCATGAGCGGATTGCGGGCCGGTTCGCGCGGTCGGAGCCGCGGGCCCGGGCGCGGGAGTATGTGTCCGGGCTGGTCGCGGGCCTGGAGCGGAAGAACGGCTGGACGCTGGCTGAGCAGGCCGGCGAGGTGTCACCGGACGGGATGCAGCGGCTGCTGCGCTGGGCGGACTGGGACATCGACGGCGTCCGCGACGACGTTCGCGACTACGTCATCGAGCACCTCGGCGAACCGGGTGGCGTGCTGATCGTGGACGACACCGGGTTCCTGAAGAAAGGCAAGATGTCGGCCGGAGTGCAGCGGCAGTACTCCGGAACCGCCGGGCGAATCGAGAACTGCCAGATCGGAACCTTCCTGGCCTACGCCGGTACTCACGGGCACGTGCTGATCGACCGGGAGCTCTATCTGCCCGAGCCCTGGATCGCCGACCCGGACCGATGCCGGCGGGCGGGAATCCCGGACGGGACCGAGTTCGAGACCAAACCCCGCCAAGCCATGGCGATGCTGGCCCGGGCGTTCGCCGCGAAGGTGCCCTTCGCCTGGGTCACCGCCGATGAGGCCTATGGGCAGGTCAAGTACTTGCGGCTGTGGCTGGAAGCCCACGATGCCGCGCACGTGCTGGCCACCAAGGTCAACGACACCTTGGTCACCACCGGCGGTCGCGAGGCACGGGCTGATGAGCTGATCGCGGACCTGCCCGCCCGGGCCTGGCGGCGGCTGTCGGTCGGGGCCGGCGCCCACGGGCCACGCGAATACGACTGGGCGCGGGTGCCGATCCGGATCGGCTGGCAGCCCGGCCGCGGGCACTGGCTGCTCGCCCGCCGCTCACTCTCGGATCCGACCGAGATCGCCTACTACGTCTGCTACGGACCCCGCCGCTCGACACTGCTGGATCTGGCCTGGATCGCCGGGGCCCGGTGGCGGATTGAGGAGTGTTTCCAGCAGGCCAAGAACGAGGCCGGCCTCGATCAGTATCAGGTCCGGTCCTGGCGGGCCTGGTATGCCCACATCACCCTGTCGATGCTCGCCCATGCCTGGCTCGCTGTCTCACGATCCCTTGTCATAAAAGGGGAATCGGTGTCGCCGAGCCAGGCATGA
- a CDS encoding alpha/beta fold hydrolase, giving the protein MEFAVAPTEAGPPGALEEVDIAVGDHHHSALAAGPASGEFVLLLHGWPEFADAWTEQLHALGEAGYRAVAVDQRGYAVGARPADIGAYTIEHLVEDALAFADSQGADRFHLIARDWGAMVAWTLATTHPHRLRSLAVLSTPHPSALQHAAATDDGQFHDLGYIRFFRAAVGKAENYLLRDEAAQLRAVYDNRIPVEFVERNIARLSAPGALTATLNWYRGATTDAFDIPAGRIAVPTLYLWGSEDPWLGRGAAELTVHHIDAEYRFQIIEGAGQLLASETADEVIELLLDHVGRH; this is encoded by the coding sequence ATGGAATTCGCCGTCGCGCCGACGGAAGCCGGGCCGCCCGGTGCGCTCGAGGAAGTGGACATCGCCGTCGGCGACCACCACCACAGCGCGCTCGCGGCCGGTCCCGCGTCCGGCGAATTCGTCCTGCTGCTGCACGGCTGGCCCGAGTTCGCCGACGCCTGGACCGAGCAGCTGCACGCCCTCGGCGAGGCCGGCTACCGGGCGGTGGCCGTCGACCAGCGCGGGTACGCGGTGGGCGCGCGGCCGGCGGACATCGGGGCCTACACCATCGAGCACCTGGTCGAGGACGCCCTCGCCTTCGCCGACAGCCAGGGTGCCGACCGGTTCCACCTCATCGCCCGCGACTGGGGCGCCATGGTGGCGTGGACGCTCGCGACGACCCATCCGCACCGGCTGCGGTCCCTCGCCGTGCTCTCCACGCCGCACCCGTCGGCCCTGCAGCACGCGGCCGCGACCGACGACGGCCAGTTCCACGACCTCGGCTACATCCGGTTCTTCCGCGCCGCGGTCGGCAAAGCGGAGAATTACCTCCTCCGGGACGAAGCGGCGCAGTTGCGCGCGGTTTACGACAACCGCATTCCCGTCGAATTCGTCGAGCGCAACATCGCGCGCCTTTCCGCACCGGGCGCCCTGACCGCGACCCTGAACTGGTACCGCGGCGCGACGACCGACGCCTTCGACATCCCGGCGGGCCGGATCGCCGTGCCGACGCTCTACCTCTGGGGCAGCGAGGACCCGTGGCTCGGCCGCGGCGCCGCCGAGCTGACGGTGCACCACATCGACGCCGAGTACCGCTTCCAGATCATCGAGGGCGCCGGCCAGCTGCTGGCTTCGGAGACGGCGGACGAGGTGATCGAGCTGTTGCTGGACCACGTCGGCCGGCACTAG
- a CDS encoding phosphotriesterase family protein, with product MVETVRGAIAPEALGKVLMHEHLFVLSPEFVENYPEHEGFREEEHVPEAIRRLKELKDAGIDTIVDPTVIGLGRYIPRVQRVAAEVDVNIVVATGLYTYNDVPHYLHFRGPGTMLQGEDPLVGMFVGDIRDGIAGTGVKAGLLKCATDEPGVTPGVERVLRAVAKAHVETGTPIMTHSHAVSRRGLEQQAIFEDEGVDLSRVLIGHSGDTTDLGYLTELADRGSILGMDRFGLDLLLPFEERVNTVVALCERGYAGSMVLSHDASCYIDWLPADQLPVLTPNWHYLHITRDVLPALRERGVSDADITTMLVDVPRRFLASTG from the coding sequence ATGGTCGAGACGGTCCGCGGCGCGATCGCGCCGGAAGCGCTGGGCAAGGTCCTGATGCACGAGCACCTCTTCGTGCTGAGCCCCGAATTCGTCGAGAACTACCCCGAGCACGAAGGGTTCCGGGAGGAAGAGCACGTCCCGGAGGCGATCCGGCGGCTCAAGGAGCTGAAGGACGCCGGGATCGACACGATCGTCGACCCGACGGTGATCGGGCTCGGCCGCTACATCCCGCGCGTGCAGCGGGTCGCCGCCGAGGTCGACGTCAACATCGTCGTCGCCACCGGGCTCTACACCTACAACGACGTGCCGCACTACCTGCACTTCCGCGGGCCCGGCACGATGCTGCAGGGTGAGGACCCGCTCGTCGGGATGTTCGTCGGGGACATCCGCGACGGCATCGCCGGTACCGGCGTCAAAGCCGGGCTGCTCAAGTGCGCCACCGACGAGCCCGGCGTGACCCCGGGCGTCGAACGCGTGCTGCGCGCGGTGGCGAAGGCGCATGTCGAGACCGGGACACCGATCATGACGCACTCCCACGCCGTCAGCCGGCGCGGGCTGGAGCAGCAGGCGATCTTCGAGGACGAAGGCGTCGACCTGAGCCGCGTGCTGATCGGGCATTCGGGCGACACCACCGACCTCGGGTACCTCACCGAGCTGGCCGACCGCGGCTCGATCCTCGGCATGGACCGCTTCGGGCTCGACCTGCTGCTGCCGTTCGAGGAGCGGGTGAACACGGTCGTGGCGCTGTGCGAACGCGGCTACGCGGGCAGCATGGTGCTCTCGCACGACGCGTCCTGCTACATCGACTGGCTGCCCGCGGACCAGCTGCCGGTGCTGACGCCGAACTGGCACTACCTGCACATCACGCGCGACGTGCTGCCCGCGTTGCGCGAGCGCGGGGTGAGTGACGCGGACATCACCACGATGCTCGTGGACGTACCGCGCCGGTTCCTGGCCTCGACCGGCTGA
- a CDS encoding AMP-binding protein, with protein MSWYDEKPWLASYGERSVEPVEATTLPESFRRAADHVPDRDAIVYFDGRLTYRQLDELSDGVARYLTHNGFGRGDRLALVLQNIPQFVIALLGAWKAGGIVVPVNPMYRERELTHVLTDAGVKAIVCSQRGWNAYIGKTASDLPIALTTSELEFQTRDDERVLGKVTREDTPGATELLEAAKTPGPKPPEPAFALDDVALISYTSGTSGTPKGATNTHGNIGTNAAALGSFSGLPAGSTLFGLAPLFHITGMVCEIGSAIDIEGTLALAYRFEAGVVLDAFLEHEPSYTVGPSTAYMALMAHPSFSREHFASFALLYSGGAALPPAVVEAFRAKTGHYIHNGYGLTETTAGCVVVPGDLEAPIDPASGTISIGLPVPDTIVRILGENGEELPFGQAGEIAVEGPMVVSGYWNRPDATAESIPGGRLLTGDIGFMDERGWVYVVDRKKDMINASGFKVWPREVEDVLYTHPAVREAAVVGIADEYRGETVKAYVSPAPGVTADPAELVAWCKERLAAYKYPRTIEVLDELPKTTSGKILRRELRARG; from the coding sequence ATGAGCTGGTACGACGAGAAGCCGTGGCTGGCGAGCTACGGCGAACGGTCCGTGGAACCGGTCGAGGCGACGACGCTGCCCGAGAGCTTCCGCCGGGCCGCGGACCACGTGCCCGACCGGGACGCCATCGTCTACTTCGACGGCCGGCTCACCTACCGGCAGCTCGACGAGCTCTCCGACGGCGTCGCCCGCTACCTCACGCACAACGGCTTCGGGCGCGGCGACCGGCTCGCCCTGGTGCTGCAGAACATCCCGCAGTTCGTCATCGCGCTGCTCGGCGCGTGGAAGGCCGGCGGGATCGTCGTACCGGTCAACCCGATGTACCGCGAGCGCGAGCTGACCCACGTGCTCACCGACGCCGGCGTGAAGGCGATCGTCTGCTCGCAGCGCGGCTGGAACGCCTACATCGGCAAGACGGCGAGCGACCTCCCGATCGCCCTCACCACCAGCGAACTCGAGTTCCAGACCCGCGACGACGAGCGCGTGCTGGGCAAGGTCACGCGAGAGGACACGCCCGGCGCCACCGAACTCCTCGAAGCCGCGAAGACACCCGGGCCGAAGCCGCCGGAGCCCGCGTTCGCACTCGACGACGTCGCCCTCATCAGCTACACCTCCGGCACCAGCGGCACGCCGAAGGGCGCCACCAACACCCACGGCAACATCGGCACCAACGCCGCCGCGCTCGGCTCTTTCAGCGGCCTTCCCGCCGGTTCGACGCTATTCGGGCTCGCGCCGCTGTTCCACATCACCGGCATGGTCTGCGAAATCGGCTCCGCGATCGACATCGAGGGCACGCTCGCGCTGGCCTACCGCTTCGAGGCCGGCGTCGTGCTCGACGCCTTCCTCGAGCACGAGCCGTCGTACACGGTCGGGCCGTCGACGGCCTACATGGCGCTGATGGCCCACCCGTCCTTCAGCCGCGAGCACTTCGCGTCGTTCGCGCTGCTCTACTCCGGCGGCGCCGCGCTGCCGCCCGCCGTCGTCGAGGCCTTCCGCGCGAAGACCGGGCACTACATCCACAACGGCTACGGCCTCACCGAGACCACGGCCGGCTGCGTCGTCGTCCCCGGTGATCTCGAAGCGCCGATCGATCCGGCGTCCGGCACCATCTCGATCGGCCTGCCGGTGCCCGACACGATCGTCCGCATCCTCGGCGAGAACGGCGAAGAGCTGCCGTTCGGGCAGGCCGGCGAGATCGCCGTCGAAGGCCCGATGGTCGTGTCCGGCTACTGGAACCGCCCGGACGCCACGGCCGAGTCGATTCCCGGCGGGCGGCTGCTCACCGGCGACATCGGGTTCATGGACGAGCGCGGCTGGGTCTACGTCGTCGACCGCAAGAAGGACATGATCAACGCGTCCGGCTTCAAGGTCTGGCCGCGCGAGGTCGAAGACGTCCTCTACACGCACCCGGCGGTCCGCGAGGCCGCCGTGGTCGGCATCGCCGACGAATACCGCGGCGAGACGGTCAAGGCGTATGTCAGTCCCGCGCCCGGCGTGACCGCCGATCCGGCGGAACTGGTGGCCTGGTGCAAGGAACGGCTCGCGGCCTACAAGTACCCGCGCACCATCGAAGTGCTCGACGAGCTGCCGAAGACCACCAGCGGCAAGATCCTGCGCCGCGAACTGCGGGCGAGGGGCTGA
- a CDS encoding TetR/AcrR family transcriptional regulator translates to MTRASARKPGEAAGDEQAAVPRRLLEQATKLFAKKGFDRTSVQEIVEAAGVTKGAMYHYFGSKDDLLYEIYARVLREQTRQLESVASSGAPLRERLAAAASDVVVSSIDNLDDNTIFLQSMHQLSPDKQKAVRAERRKYHERFRGLVEEGQATGEFRTDKPADVVVDFYFGSVHHLGSWYHRSGSLSARQIGDHYADLLLDALRPPG, encoded by the coding sequence ATGACACGAGCAAGTGCCCGCAAACCGGGTGAGGCGGCCGGCGACGAGCAGGCCGCCGTACCGCGGCGCCTGCTGGAGCAGGCCACGAAGCTCTTCGCGAAAAAGGGCTTCGACCGCACGTCCGTCCAGGAGATCGTCGAAGCCGCGGGCGTCACCAAGGGCGCGATGTACCACTACTTCGGCTCGAAGGACGACCTGCTCTACGAGATCTACGCCCGGGTGCTGCGCGAGCAGACGCGGCAGCTGGAGAGCGTCGCCTCCTCGGGCGCGCCGCTGCGCGAGCGCCTGGCGGCGGCCGCGTCCGACGTCGTCGTGTCCAGCATCGACAACCTGGACGACAACACGATCTTCCTGCAGTCGATGCACCAGCTGTCGCCGGACAAGCAGAAGGCGGTGCGCGCCGAGCGCCGCAAGTACCACGAGCGGTTCCGCGGCCTGGTCGAAGAAGGCCAGGCGACGGGCGAGTTCCGCACGGACAAGCCGGCCGACGTCGTCGTCGACTTCTACTTCGGCTCGGTGCACCACCTGGGTTCCTGGTACCACCGCAGCGGCTCCCTCTCGGCCCGCCAGATCGGCGACCACTACGCGGACCTGCTGCTGGACGCCCTGCGCCCGCCTGGTTGA
- a CDS encoding acyl-CoA dehydrogenase family protein encodes MSQTQPDLLYSEVEEDLRASVRDLLKAKADAATLLARVETAEGYDLKLWRTLAADLGVAGLAVPEERGGHGASAREVAVVAEELGRSVAPVPFLGSVVLATTALLHTDDGEFVGRLAAGEAIGALAVPLSTTPGAGFPSSVTASGGTLTGRVGTVADASVADLLVVPAAGPDGPALYVVEASAATITELVSFDLTRRVADVVLENAPATLVASGEQAAAALEQALLAGAGILASEQTGIAEWALTETVRYLKGRYQFGRPVGGFQSLKHRLANLYTDLVLARATARNAADALASGVDVPIAVSVAQARNAPIAVKATEEAIQLHGGIGMTWEHPAHLYLKRAKADEIALGTPGRHRARLADLVDLPA; translated from the coding sequence ATGAGTCAGACACAGCCTGATCTGCTGTATTCCGAGGTCGAGGAAGACCTCCGGGCTTCGGTCCGGGACCTGCTCAAGGCCAAGGCCGACGCGGCCACACTGCTGGCGCGGGTCGAGACGGCCGAGGGGTACGACCTGAAGCTGTGGCGCACCCTGGCCGCCGACCTCGGGGTCGCCGGGCTGGCGGTGCCGGAAGAGCGCGGCGGGCACGGCGCGTCGGCCCGCGAGGTCGCCGTCGTGGCCGAGGAGCTGGGCCGCAGCGTGGCGCCGGTGCCGTTCCTGGGCAGCGTCGTGCTGGCGACGACGGCGTTGCTGCACACCGACGACGGTGAGTTCGTCGGCCGGCTGGCCGCGGGCGAGGCGATCGGCGCGCTGGCCGTGCCGCTGTCGACGACCCCGGGGGCGGGTTTCCCGTCGTCGGTGACCGCGTCCGGCGGGACGCTGACCGGCCGCGTGGGCACGGTCGCCGACGCGTCGGTGGCGGACCTGCTGGTCGTCCCGGCCGCCGGCCCGGACGGCCCCGCGCTGTACGTCGTCGAGGCGTCGGCGGCGACGATCACGGAACTGGTGTCCTTCGACCTGACGCGGCGCGTAGCCGACGTCGTGCTGGAGAACGCGCCGGCGACGCTGGTGGCCTCGGGTGAGCAGGCCGCGGCCGCGTTGGAGCAGGCGCTGCTCGCCGGCGCGGGCATCCTGGCGTCGGAGCAGACCGGGATCGCCGAGTGGGCGCTCACCGAGACGGTGCGCTACCTCAAGGGCCGGTACCAGTTCGGCCGCCCGGTCGGCGGCTTCCAGTCGCTCAAGCACCGGCTGGCGAACCTCTACACCGACCTGGTGCTGGCCCGCGCGACCGCCCGCAACGCGGCCGACGCGCTGGCTTCAGGCGTCGACGTGCCGATCGCGGTGTCGGTCGCCCAGGCCCGCAACGCGCCGATCGCGGTGAAGGCGACCGAGGAGGCCATCCAGCTGCACGGCGGCATCGGGATGACCTGGGAACACCCGGCGCACCTCTACCTGAAGCGCGCCAAGGCGGACGAGATCGCGCTCGGCACCCCGGGCCGGCACCGCGCCCGCTTGGCCGACCTGGTCGACCTGCCCGCCTGA